From a single Paramisgurnus dabryanus chromosome 17, PD_genome_1.1, whole genome shotgun sequence genomic region:
- the LOC135727351 gene encoding 4-galactosyl-N-acetylglucosaminide 3-alpha-L-fucosyltransferase 9-like yields MLSSRLCGFLHCRLVVTVAVAGLISLNVMFLWTSPLTVCLSSNRPGSGRQHIWKNNSLVKAVVDKPVLLLWYWPQNYIFNLSDCKTIYNIDGCHLTDDRSLYNNTDAVLFFHKAIRLATLPKSPRPPFQKWIWMNVESPTNTYKIPGIKNLFNLTLSYREDSDIPVRLRLTSRKIPDEHFEIPKKDKLICWIVSNNFKRTGAETRSAYFRELSKYVKIEVYGKAYGSFLDYKDYFPTIGSCKFYLSFENSVHKDYITEKLNGPLAVGTVPVVLGPPRKNYERFVPGDSFIHVDDFPDAKSLAEYLMHLDMDEDAYRKYFNWRRNFSARPHLILKNQEFVLAICTACDYVGKHRDYKQIPDIYEWFFN; encoded by the coding sequence ATGTTGAGCTCACGTTTGTGTGGATTTCTGCATTGCCGTCTAGTTGTTACAGTGGCAGTCGCCGGTCTCATCTCTCTGAACGTCATGTTTTTATGGACTTCACCTCTGACTGTTTGCCTATCTTCAAATCGGCCAGGCTCAGGTAGACAACACATATGGAAGAACAACTCACTTGTTAAAGCAGTGGTTGACAAACCTGTACTTCTGTTATGGTATTGGCCTCAAAATTACATATTCAATCTGAGTGACTGTAAAACTATTTACAACATCGATGGCTGTCACCTGACGGATGATAGATCTCTCTATAACAACACAGATGCCGTGCTTTTTTTCCATAAAGCTATTCGTCTAGCCACACTTCCTAAATCTCCTCGCCCTCCATTCCAAAAGTGGATATGGATGAATGTTGAATCACCAACTAACACTTATAAAATACCAGGAATTAAAAACCTGTTTAATCTGACTCTCAGTTACAGAGAGGATTCTGACATTCCTGTGCGATTACGACTGACCAGCAGAAAGATCCCAGATGAGCATTTTGAAATTCCCAAAAAGGATAAACTCATCTGTTGGATTGTGAGTAACAATTTTAAGAGGACAGGTGCCGAGACGAGAAGCGCTTATTTTCGAGAACTTAGCAAGTATGTCAAGATAGAAGTGTATGGAAAAGCGTATGGATCGTTCCTGGATTATAAAGACTACTTTCCTACCATAGGCAGCTGTAAATTTTATCTCTCTTTTGAGAACTCCGTTCACAAGGACTACATCACTGAGAAGTTAAATGGACCTCTGGCAGTAGGTACTGTACCTGTGGTGCTGGGACCTCCCAGAAAAAACTATGAAAGGTTCGTACCGGGTGACTCCTTCATTCATGTGGACGACTTTCCAGATGCAAAGTCACTAGCAGAATATCTTATGCATCTGGACATGGATGAAGACGCCTATCGCAAGTACTTTAACTGGAGGAGAAATTTCTCAGCACGTCCTCATTTAATATTAAAGAACCAAGAGTTTGTTCTGGCTATTTGTACGGCCTGTGATTATGTAGGAAAGCATAGGGACTATAAACAAATTCCTGATATCTATGAATGGTTTTTCAACTAA
- the LOC135786515 gene encoding uracil nucleotide/cysteinyl leukotriene receptor-like: MDICSYMYSSLNSSLTNKTLYAKCADTPAAIIFYLVMQFLNMLLGIPANVMVLWLIQKKRRDSSTSDIFIVHLAVLDIFYCLIPPLEFASIVYLTTSSNWYVVRFFYGLKDFSPLFLSCICLDRYMAVVHPIFFTKLMNTRRRSVCVGVTWFVILVYAAAKCVKKIPHFEKVFTVMILAVFIFMVFCNISILWALRQSASGRDERHRIKKRAFKIVVIILAIIVFNYFPPVALFPFKDFFSPNIFCCYIHHIAFAFMDFSSTIQPILYLSQVLAAPAAAPRCCYSCMENDSEHANANFSATV, translated from the coding sequence ATGGACATATGCAGCTACATGTACTcttctctgaactcctctctGACCAATAAGACTTTGTACGCCAAATGTGCAGACACACCAGCAGCCATTATCTTTTACCTGGTGATGCAGTTTCTCAACATGTTGCTGGGCATCCCAGCCAACGTAATGGTTCTGTGGCTCATTCAGAAGAAGAGACGTGATTCCTCTACATCAGACATCTTCATCGTCCATCTTGCTGTGCTAGACATTTTCTACTGTCTTATTCCTCCTCTGGAATTTGCAAGCATTGTCTATTTGACCACCAGCAGCAACTGGTATGTCGTGCGTTTCTTCTACGGGCTCAAAGATTTTTCACCTCTCTTCTTGTCATGTATCTGTTTAGATAGATATATGGCTGTGGTCCATCCCATTTTTTTCACCAAACTAATGAACACAAGGCGACGGTCTGTTTGCGTTGGTGTTACATGGTTTGTGATTTTGGTCTATGCTGCAGCGaagtgtgtaaaaaaaattccacaTTTTGAGAAAGTCTTCACCGTCATGATCCTCGCCGTATTCATCTTCATGGTGTTCTGTAACATCTCGATTCTTTGGGCCCTGAGACAGTCGGCTTCAGGACGAGACGAGAGACACCGTATCAAGAAAAGGGCCTTCAAGATTGTGGTCATCATTCTGGCGATCATTGTCTTTAACTACTTCCCACCTGTGGCTCTCTTTCCATTCAAGGACTTTTTTTCTCCAAACATCTTCTGCTGCTACATACACCATATCGCCTTTGCATTCATGGACTTCAGTAGTACCATCCAGCCGATTTTATATCTGTCCCAAGTGCTAGCGGCTCCAGCAGCAGCTCCGAGGTGCTGCTATAGCTGCATGGAGAACGACAGTGAACATGCTAATGCTAATTTTTCTGCAACTGTCTGA